The genomic interval ATTATCATGTTGTATAACAGCGTTGTAAAGGGTTTTTTTTGATCATAGGGGGGGTAATTCAAACTGCCCTTTACCTCAACTTGACCAAATTTGCGTATGAGTGTGTAGGGCCAGCAGTAGATGAAGTGACCGGTGTAGAAGGCGAGCAGAGtcacatcttcttcttctggggAGAGAAGATACTCTCCAGCCAGTCTGCACCTCCTGGATGCTTCTGTGCTCTGGACAGTCACTCTGTACTGGTTCAGTGGAGGGATCGGATCTAAACATGAAGAGATGatagtaaaatattttttaagcaTCACAGCGGCACAGACTGATCCATACGAGCAGCTGGTATTGCTGGTATTCTTCTAATCGCTCAATGGTACTGCCTGGACAAGTGCAATCTATTAGGAAACCAAAAGACTGACTGTACATGGGTATGAACCAGAGCTTGCtgatagaaaatagaaaatatggaTCGGAAATTAATTTTTAAACTGTCTGATCGTCGGGTCTGTTTCTTGCCCCATGGGACTAGTTTTTAAGGACTGTACAACAACTTTGTGGGCGGTGGGGGAGGTAAAACCttattttagctttttaaaacaaaacaatgccaAAAGAGTTATGCATGTTATATTTGAAACACTGTCTGATAAAATAGTCACATTCGTCATTACATTGGTCGTCAGTTTCTGTATTGATTCTATGATTATTTCAGTCTCACACCACAGGTCACAAATGCAGTGCATGAACACAATAATACAAAGATGTGCTTGAGCTGCAGGAGCAGTCAGCACGCAGCACACTGAAGTGTATCAATCTTTAACCTACATATTTATCCTCTAACTATGGTTTATAGACTTAAATTAATGCATctatttttaaaattatattccatcttattttatctgttaatattatttttattccattttactTACTTtcgtgttttttatttattgcacTTTTTTAACTCTTGTATACAATGGTCAGCATGTGTGttcattttttcttctcttggcTCATCAGTCAATTGTGAAGCAATGAGCTGCAGAAATTAATTGATTGACTAACTGACGTTCAATCGTGTTCATTAATTTGAATCTTGGTATTTTCTTATGTGCaccaatattaatatttaaaaagaaaaaattccAATCAGCTAAAGCATCACATTAGCACATTTTTCACTGTTATATTTGATCGTTTGTTGATCGATCAGCTGTCCGTCTTACTGGTTTTCAATGATGAGTAAAGGTCATTGTTCTCCATGGTGAGGCCATTTCCTCCCTCCAATCCCCTTTTGTCTGATTCTTCTGGATCCTTCTGTAAACAGTGACATGGTAAATATTGAACAAAGTGTAAATCATCCTCTTATCACCGTTTTACGACTTCAAAGTGGTAAGATGCAAGAAGGAGCATAGCTTGTGCAAGCACAAGAATTGGAGAAGTGAAGTGGCAGAAGTTGCAGATACCACATCAACTTCCTCATTGTGTTCTCTATCTGTGACCGTGGATAAGGTTTATTCCCACCTTTcctaaatgaaaacatgaacccTGATAAGGGGGAAAGTTGTACAGGTAGAGAGGAGACATGTATGATACCTGGAAGGCCAGAAGAGAGACGGCACTCAGCCAGTCCGGGCTCGTCGTGGAGGCCAGGGTGTAGGTGCACTGGATGGTCTTCAAGTAGAAGGCCGTGCAGCCTTGGGGGCAACCCTTGTCTGGAGCAGGGGTGACAATGAggcagtcacacagacacaccgttTTTCTGTCTGGTATCTTCTGCCGAGCCGCCCTCTTCGGGTCAGTAGCATTGTTTTTGTCACATACAGTAAAAAACTCCAACCGGCCAACCCCTGTGGAACTGGGTTTGTACAGCACCATCCATATTTTACGCCATGTTCTCTGTTGTAAAGAGAGCACAGGTCAAATGTAACTTCATTAGCGATAAGTGACTGAGGCAAGCTAAGCGCTTGCTGGAAACTCTGTTTAAATGAAAagttaataaacaaataaataaaatacataaataggACATCTTCTATAGTTACTATCAATTAATAGTCCATGAGAAACATTGGAATAAACTACCTGCTGATCTcaattattttatgaaataataCAGACGGAATAAAAACAGTAGGCTAAGCATTGAGCCATATGCATGTATGGCACGATAGCAATGTTGTTCCGGTATATGATTCAGTGTGGATTTACAGTCACAGTGGGATCATGTTTTGTGGCTTATTCTAGATTTGTTCCAAATTATTGTTTCACTCCCACAGAAGTGATTGTTAATGCGGTTATGATTTTCATACAGGTTAACAGTAACTAAATGGGCACTGATGTTGTCCTCTCTCAATGTAATAGAGGGAGCATGATTGTTGACTAGCATCTTAGGgaacatttaaaaagagaaagggtATTTCGGGAATAAAGAAACAAAGCagtttcaaataaatatatatatatatatatatatatatatatatatataacagtgtGTAATACTTGATAAAGAACGTTTTTGTCCTTAAACTGCAGTGCATGATTGATTCACTTAAGCAAAACAAGCCGATCTGAGCCGAGTTACTCATCTGTctttgcacacacactccctccacaCGAGATTCTTCACATCAAGACTATGATCATCGGACTAATAGTCGTCTCACTAACTGAGCCTTAACAAAGCAAGTTGTTCAGTTGgcacttaattaaaaataacaaatataaacatgaaccacaatcttctcttcctcacaaataagctgaataaaaaaatcctgCAACTTACTTTTCCAAACTTGACTCCCTGTAGGTACAACAGTCCCTCCTTGAAGATGACATCCATGCTTGTAAGCCTCAGATATTACACTGCAGCACAACACTCATTGCTCTGAGGTTATGATCTCCTATGCCACTTATATGTTTCCTTTACGTCACAGGCAGCTTTCATTTTTTATCTGCTAGAGAACATCTACCACAGCTAAAGTCAAGTCATCTCTCATATGAAATTTCAGTGTTGCCAAAGAAAGGACACCAAGGTGGTGGGTTGCTATTTTCTTGAGTCACACTTCCCTTTGCGTGGTTCTGCTCGTTTTGGCAACTTCCTCACCGTACATGACCAGCAGCACACCTTTCAGTTTTTCCAGATGAGAACAGATAAGATCAACAACACGTACATTATAAAGaggttttatttacaattatcaGTATCAAAAATGTATCTTACAAAGGCTACACTTACACAACAAgaacaaaatgagaaaaaaacctGCAAGGAACCAATCTTTTTATCAAATAGATCTAAAGACGATGGTGGCTGATGATATAATTACACTTCCTTCCTACATTCACTGACAACATATTTCAGTTTCAGTGTATCCTCTCTGAGAAAAAAAGACTCTTAGAAGTCCATAGAGCTATGAGCCAGGTAGTCTTTGCGCCCGATGTTGGTGACCTGCTTGGTCTGCATGGCCTCCAGCTTGGGACAGTCTGTGATACGATGACCAAGACCACCGCAGAACGTACAGcccctctctcctgtgaaaacacaaaaaatcaaatacattaGTCTTAAAATACTCCACGCCTGCTTCTGTGCGTTCTGATCGTACATCTGTATAATTTGCCAATAGTGAAGAGCACTGTGGACCCTGAGAAAAAAGAGGAACTAGATTTGGTGCGACAGACTCACCCTTGATGTCCAGCATGGTCTCGTCTCCCGtctggagaacctggagaacgGGTGGAACCTTCTGCTTGGCTTCAACCAGCAGGGCTTTCAGATCCATCAACACAGACTCATCTATGGGGAATGAAACAACACTTACTATCATATGTCACTTTCATCACAGAATTTGCCTATATTACAAGGCAATTAATTGGACAATCACTACGCCTATAAAGAAATAATTCAGATTTAGTTGGTATTTTTTCTCACCGCAGCCTTTATTGATGAACGTAGTGGCGATACCCGTCTTGCCCGATCGTCCAGTTCTACCAATTCTGTGGACTGAAATGAGAGGATTTCATCAAACCAGCTCAAACCAATTAATGAAAGGCTTAGTTCTACTGATTTAAAAGGCCAAAGATGTATACTCTTACCATAGTTCTCTATCTCTTCAGGCATGTCATAGTTCACTACGTGCTGAATAGCTGGGAAATCCAGACCTTTGGAAGCGACGTCCGTGGCAACCAACAcgtctttctttccttctttgaaCGCTTCAATGGCTTTCGTTCGTTCCTCTTGatctgaaagaaagaagaatcaCCGCACACAAAgataaatggaaaatgtgagGGAAGTGTCTGCAGTTCTTTCTACTCTGTACAAGGCAGAATTGAGACAGTTGGAAGCAGGACGCCATCTTTTGGTCATGATGAGCAACTACATCAAAGCTGGAGGTAACGCTTGGTTGGAACCACTTCCAGATACAGTAATCCTCCTATTACCATGTTCTGAGAGCAGTTAATGATTAGAATAAAGTTCTGTGTACCTTTTCCTCCATGGATGGCCACCGCCTCAACTCCTTTTAGCAGCAGATACTCATGGATGGCATCTACATCAGCCTTCTTCTCAGCGAATATAAGCACCTGTCATACGAAGACAAcatttttagtgttttttgACTTTGAGTTTTGTGTATTTCAGGTATGTGTCAGTGTAATAACACTTACAGGCGGTGTCGTTTTCTGCAGGCACTCCAGCAGGTACACCATCTTGGCTTCCTCTTTGACGTATTCCacttcctgcacacacacaaaaaacacaacacaaagttcaTTCAGTTTTCTCATCAGTTTAAATtctaaattaaatacaataaatacccCCAACTGAGACAGCACTATAGTgttagagagaaagatgaaCATACCTGGATTACATCCAAGCTGGCAGCACCCGCCCGACCCACATTAATGGTGATGGGTTTGACCAGGGCACTCTTGGCAAAATTCTGGATCTTTTTGGGCATAGTAGCACTGAACAGCAGGGTTTGCCTTTGTccctagaaaaagaaaaacaagacattttagTTATATTTCCGCCTCATTAACTCACAAATCTAGGAATACATCTCTCCAAGTTCAACCAAACTTTGGTctggaaaataaacaacaacataaatggacacaaagcagcagctgtAATACAGACATGGTGGTCAACAatacaaatgtataaattatAGTGATTTGCTGTCTCTCAAAGCAACAGAATCAAGTACAAATTTAAACAAAGTCTCTATAAATACTAACCTAACTTTTCATTGTcagacaaaacattttataaaccaGCTAAGAAGAAATTTATGTTCATGATTTTTTTCCAATTACCTAATGAAAAGTCTTCCTGAATTTATCTCTCCGACCATTATTATCAGAAtaagaattcttttatttgccaagtatatttgcacatacaggaaattgccttggtgtcattggtgcacttaacataaaacaacaatataaaaacaacaatatataacaaaatagaataaaaatatatacagtatgggCACTGCAAGGCTGGTTTTGTGAGGTTTTATAAATCGACTGCATTGATGTAACTAGATGCTGCCATCTGGGGTTAATGTCATAAAAAGGAGGACCTCACCTTGAAATAGGAGAAGATTGTCCTGATGTCTTCCTCAAAGCCCATGTCAATCATCCTGTCAGCCTCGTCCAGAGTCAAGTAGCGGCAGATGTCCAGACTCACcatcttcttctgcagcaaGTCCATGAGTCTGCCGGGGGTGGCGACCATCATGTGGACACCACTGTAataaagaggaaacacagattCAGAAGGACAATCAACCCACGGCTCTAATTAGTACTAACACTGAACAATCTCTTACACATCAGGGCTGACAGTTTGAATCGTTCATTAATAATGTCCCTTGCTGAATATTTGAATGCAGATGAatcattctttttttgtttgagtctacttttaactGCAGATTCTGAATAAAACACAAGCTCTAAATATTTCACACAGACTTCTCCTCTTACTTACTGTTTTACTACCTCCATCTGGTCCTTGACAGACATTCCTCCGATGCAGAGGGCAGTGCGCAGCTGAggagctccctcctcctccagcagttTACAGTAATACTCGATGATGCCGTGCGTCTGCCTCGCCAACTCTCGCTGGAAAAACAGGAGACATGTTCAGATCAGATATGCATTGTCGCAAAAAAATGTCAAGGTTGCTCACAGTAATGGTCGTCTTCTTAGAGCCCTGCTAAAGTCACTCTTTTTAtcctgaggtgtgtgtgtgtgaattaaaacaaatgtacatgCTCTATTGAACCACAAGAGCTTGGCTCAAAATTACACTAGTGTACACGGCTGAACTGATTTTTTATGTGACCACACGCAAGACTCCATAATGGATTTGAATCTGTGTTATCAGTGAAACAGGTTTGTCTTACTGAAGGACAGATGATGAGTCCATAAGGTCCCTCTCTTTTTAAGAAAGGGAGTCTTTTTTCTTGCTCCAGTGCAAACATCATGATGGGCAGAGTGAAAACCAAAGTCTTTCCTGATCCAGTGAAAGCAATGCCAATCATGTCCCGGCCTGAGAGACTGTGGACAAACAAGATCAGGTCATCTACATGTTAGATGTGCTTTACCTTATCATAGAAATAGTAGGTTTACAGTTATTGTTCTTCCAGCGTTTAATATCATCCACTTACACTGTGGGGATTCCTTGGATTTGAATCGGTGTTGGATGCACAATGCCCTTCTTTTTCAAACCCTTTAGAACggctgcaaacaaaaacatgatttgttaCCAGTTGTTAGTCGTGCGCCACCATTAAAGGCCtcatacagaaaaacaaagcatgGTTTCCATTTGTGAGAGAAGGAGTGTGATGTAACCTGGTGGTAACTTCATCTCTCTGAAGCTTTTGATTGGAGCAGGGACTCCTTCTCCATCAACCAGGATGTGAAACTTCTTCCTGACGCGCTCATGTCGGGTGTCTGGCATATTCAGGATGTAGCGCGGTGGCTTCCAACTGAAAATAGAATAACCAGGTAAAATgataagagaaagaaagaccCACAAAACCCATATTCACATTAACATATTATATGACTTAATTGAATTCCCTAATGAAAACCTCACCTTGTTTTTATTGGATCATCGTATATGATACCTTTGGCCATTTCCTTCACAGACATCAGCGCTGAGAGAGAAGGGTTGAAAGTCCACAGAATTAGTTTTGTGATTTACAATAATTTTGAATAGACAGATTTGTCAAAGTTCATTCGATTCATAGAAACTATGAGAGTCTTATAATTTTACCTCTGCCCTCTGCAACGCTCTCAAGaatcttctcttcctctttcagctgcttctccttGGCAGACTCCTTTCGGGCTGTggatacacatcacaaaaccaATGCAGTCATggtaaacaaaatgaaaagaaatcaaatcagacaactttaaaaagaaagagagtgcCTTGTTTGATCTAGATACCTTCTGCTTTTTCCTTGAGGACCTGATGCTGATCAAGGAGACTGACATTAGAGCGAGGACCGAGaccatcctcctcatccctctgatCCTCCCCACTGTCCTTATGGTCGTCGTCCACCGCCTTCCCTCGCAGGCGTAACATTTTCTGTTGCTGTGggacaaacacataaaaaacatgcaaacaataaAGTCAGTTTTGGTCCCGACAATCAAACAACAGATTAAATCATTCCAAACTAATTCATGAAGTTTCAAATAGGAGAGCTCGGAACAACTTACCATTTGATGTTTTCTAATTTTGACTGGAACGTAGGGAACATAATCCCCATCTTCTGATCCTTCGGAGCCAGACTTCTCACCCTCCCCATGGGATCTCTGCACAAACACTTCACCGTTATCACTTGCATCCCCTCGGGGTGAGTCTTTGGTTTCTTAAGCACAAAAAGGGCTTTAAATAAAACTTGGCTACGCTATTAAACATGGAGCAAGCACCAGCTGGTAAAGAGGATCATACAGTGACATTGATTAAATGTGACTGATCTGTGGAACGAAGGGTCACACGCTGGTGAGCAGACATATGAAACATAGCTGTTTTTAGTTTATATAAACTGCTGGAAGAGGCCACGTGGCAAAAAGTAAGAATATTAACATCAGGCTTTATCaataattgttatttattttttcatggtTAAGACTGATTTTCGCTCCTGGGTGAAGATTGCGGTGGACAATCACGTGATGAACAGCTGAACATTTCACAAAACTGAAGTAGAACAATGCAAAAGCAGTAAATTGATctttatttaccttttattatattgctattgatgaaaatattGTGAATCATTATTGATATTGTCTAACTGCAAACTTTTCGATCCGCAGGAAGGACTGCATCCCACCATCTCTAGTGTGTAACTGGGGCCGACTGTAATTTTAGGCTCATCAATGGAAATAATAAATTCTCTTCACTTTTAAGCGTGTTAGAAACTAACTAGATGATTGTTTAGGCCAAATGGATGACAATTGTACAAAGCCACATTTATATACTTTGAACTAAAAGGGCTAGACTGGAAGTGAGAGgtgttttaatgaattttatgttatttattgtttaaaatgaaTAGTTACTAATGATAGAGAAGACTTTCTTTCCCCACTTGTCAACACAAGCTACCAGAGTAAGttttcacatgtgaacagttTTCTTGGCTTTAGTCACGAACCTTTATACAATGACTTTAGAGGATCAACACAACCCTGACTCACTTGGGGTTCCGATGAGAAACCcttgaaaataaatctgttttcagCTGCTCGGCTTTTAACTTATGAATTCACATTATGAACAGAACATTTACTTCCCTTATAAAGAATAGTTATATTTTCCAGAGCCTTAGTAAACGTTTTCTAGTTGTCAATGATCTCCTGTAGCTGGTGCTGTGACGAGCTCATCACGAAGGTTTACACGTTAATTACAGCTCCAAACTAAAACTCACACATTTTCCAGAGACGTCAGTTTAACGTCATTTGAGTAGTGTTTCTTTGAATTAATTACACAATAGAAAACATATCTTGTATCTACAAAAGATCAAAATGCTATAACACGTAGCTAGCTAACTGTAGCCAGCGCTAGCTAGTGTAGCCTCCTAATGTGAATGTACGTGCGTCACTCACCTTTTTGAGTCGATTTTCGGTTTCCATTTTCTTTCAGAACACAGATAAACTCTCTGATTACCTGAGACACTGAGCTATTCAACGAATACTCTTGACGCAGTCTAATGAATAAAGCTAATGCACATGTTTACACAACACCGGAAGTTGATCTGACGTTGTACGGAGCGCTTGAAGGGTCAAACCTCATCGTGACGCTGCGGCCGAAGCGCGACTCCGTCTGGCGCTGCAGGAAGGGGAGGAGCAATGACGCGTCATGGAAACCAACACTGAGGTTAGATTGAACTTAGAAAACAAACACCacacttatttttttttgtcaaaactgtattgtttttaatctttctGAACGAAAGATTCTTCACAGTATCAAAAgtgaacttttaaaaaaaagaaacaagccaACATACACTTGGCTATTATTGGAATAGTATAAATCTACATTCGAAACATTAAGATAATCTTCTCTAATTGAGTATAACCTGAAAAGCATCAGAGATGTTATATGAAAACACAATCTCAGAACACAGATCCAGGAACGAAATCATCCATCTCAGTGAAAGCCATCAGCTAAAACGTGGTTACTGGTGTCAATCCCCAGGCCCTTGTTCCCAAAGGCATCAAGTCTTCTGGGGTACTTGTCATTCAAAGATCATCAAGAGGTGGACTTGAGATCGGCTAGCTGAGGTGGAGGGTGCCAACAGGGTCACagtacagaaaataaacaaaacaaaaaagagtaGTATGGTTGAAAACATATCGTAGACAAACAACCTCAAGAAACGTATGACAAAGGCTCAAAAGGGCCCAAAATAATCACTCGGTATGTACAAGCATTGAAATTAACTGTGTCAAACAAGGAGTGATAGTTCCaatgttaaaatgaacattgcACTCTGGTGTACCTGTCCCTGATGGGATGTAGGGGTTGAGAGTGAGGAAACCGTGGTAGAGGACTTTTCTCCTACAGATGGCAGAGTGTATATTGGTTATCACTGAAAGATATTTGCTCTAGATTAACACCAAGGGAGGATTGATATTGAAGCAACAGACACATTGAACTTCGCCCGATAACAGGACCAGGGGAcaggatttagatttttctcttCTACACTTCATGCATGGGTATCTAATTGGagttaaatacttttttttaatagatGCATCCAGTGAGCCAAGTGTTTTGCACAGCAATTTTTCCCCACAAGGTTATATTAGTGTTTGTGAACTGAAAACTGTCAAACATTTCATGTTTTCTCCACATTTCTGGAGTTTGTACAAAAGGGAAGAGTGTAGAGGGAAGGTCATCAAGTGCTCGTCTGTAAAATTTTCTGTCACTGATTCCACAACAATTTGATCAAAATCAGAGTAATCCAATTGGAATTCATGAACCATCACTAACGCCTGTGAGTAAAACCAATCCAGTTATGGCTCTCTGCAGAAGAGAAGTGTTTTTTACCCCCTAAAACAAGGTCAACATGTTGTTTTGTGCTCCTTCTTGTCAGTTGTACAGTATTAGACAAATAGTCTGTAGTGTCTACAGAGCCTTGTGTAATAGGTCAAAATGCCAAGCACCAAATCAAACCGATTGGTTTTCAGAGGTTTAACAACGTTAAAATGTCTCAGattttgtaataaaaacatttattttcatgtaaGGTAATTGTTTACATACTACATACGTGAGCACATGGATGCAGTGGAGTCAGACCTTTATCCATTTTTGCATCTCTCAATTAGTGAACATTGCGATAAGAGCAGAGGGTCGAGTCTGCCTTGAGACAGATCCCTGGCCTCTTAGCCACAAGTTATGTTTCCGTCTTCTGAACGAATGGAGTTTGATTTAGAACTGGGGCCCCTTGGCTTGgtaagaaagagaagaaaacggGGAATGAGAGAACGCCTCAGGCCAAATAACGCTCTACTGAAAGACTGTGTGgtgagatcttttttttttttatctctggcACTCATCCAAGTTATTGAGCTGCATTGGAAGGAACCTTTTTGAGGGTGAAGTTGGACCAATTCACTGCTACCTTCTGGCGAGTTTGTTTCGCAGAATCAAGGCAAAACCTACAGGGGAAAAAAGATGgacaaacaagaagaaaaaagaaaacacagatttagTGATGCTTCTAATATTTATCAACATAACAGCTAAACTCTTATTCTTGTCCTGACCCACGGTTGTATTGCTGTTGTATAGTTTACCTTTTGAAGTATTCCACTTCCCTATCAATCTCATCCAATTGTGTTGGATCCACATCTTTAGGGAGAAATACATCctctgaagaaagaaaaaagaagggtTTAGAATTAAAATGGacagatacattttttgttttattaaaacaacaacaacatcattgTTGTGATTGTAAATACAAACATCTCCCCGTACCAATAGCACCGCTGGATTTTTCCcccttgttcttgttcttcttatTCTTCCCCTTGgattgctgctgcagctgctgttgccCATTTGCTGTAATCGTGGTGTGAGCTTTGCTTTCTGCATCCGGCTCAGCTCGACCTCCCCGAGTCTCTGGGTCACCTTTCCCCCTTTGTGCATTCGAGAGGCCACCGTTCGCTCCATTTGCTCCCTGTCTGGATGATCTGCCCTCCTCGACCTTCTTAGGTCCGTTCCTCTGGTTGTCTGCAGTGTGCTGCGGATGTTTGCTCTGCACTTTTGAGACATTCAAGGCCATTTCTTTAGACTCGCTAGGTTTCTGTGTTTCAGTCCCGGCGGCCACCTTTAATGGTTTGGTGGAATTTTGCTCCGACAGAGATTGCTCCAGTTTTTGCTGTtgctttttattcttctttgacTTCGCACCACCGTTCCCAACAGCTGCGTTCTTGGGATCAGGCTTGTCCTCCTTCGATTTCGCTGTTGCTAGGGCTGGCACCTGTGGCAAATTGTCAGATCCAGTAGACGTGCATCTTTCTGGAGAGCGAACCCTTATGAGTTTTGAGTAAGGGGCTGTGGGCAGCCGTTGGATGTCCTTTGACCCAACAATGACTCCCGACGCTGTAGTGGAGGTGGTGTTCGGAGATGATACAGCACTTGTGTCCTCCCATCCATTAACCAAATCAAGGTGGCTTTTAAACGATCCC from Limanda limanda chromosome 10, fLimLim1.1, whole genome shotgun sequence carries:
- the LOC133011713 gene encoding probable ATP-dependent RNA helicase DDX41 yields the protein METENRLKKRSHGEGEKSGSEGSEDGDYVPYVPVKIRKHQMQQKMLRLRGKAVDDDHKDSGEDQRDEEDGLGPRSNVSLLDQHQVLKEKAEARKESAKEKQLKEEEKILESVAEGRALMSVKEMAKGIIYDDPIKTSWKPPRYILNMPDTRHERVRKKFHILVDGEGVPAPIKSFREMKLPPAVLKGLKKKGIVHPTPIQIQGIPTVLSGRDMIGIAFTGSGKTLVFTLPIMMFALEQEKRLPFLKREGPYGLIICPSRELARQTHGIIEYYCKLLEEEGAPQLRTALCIGGMSVKDQMEVVKHGVHMMVATPGRLMDLLQKKMVSLDICRYLTLDEADRMIDMGFEEDIRTIFSYFKGQRQTLLFSATMPKKIQNFAKSALVKPITINVGRAGAASLDVIQEVEYVKEEAKMVYLLECLQKTTPPVLIFAEKKADVDAIHEYLLLKGVEAVAIHGGKDQEERTKAIEAFKEGKKDVLVATDVASKGLDFPAIQHVVNYDMPEEIENYVHRIGRTGRSGKTGIATTFINKGCDESVLMDLKALLVEAKQKVPPVLQVLQTGDETMLDIKGERGCTFCGGLGHRITDCPKLEAMQTKQVTNIGRKDYLAHSSMDF